The window CGCCGTCTGGGCCGCCGCACTGGCCGCCCGCACCCAGACCGACCAATGGCGCCAGGCCACCGCCGGCACCGCCGCCTTCGTCGTGGTCGTCGGCATCGCCTACGCCCTCCTACCGACCTTCCACGAGGTCCCCGACGACTTCCCGGCCACACTGCTGTGGGACTTCCGGATCTCGTCACTGGGCACCCAGACCATCCTCTGGACCGCCCTCGGCCTCACCTTCGCCGGCCTGCTCACCGCCCGCACGAAAGCCACCGTCACCGCCGCGTGAACGGACTACGGCTGATCGCCGCCGGACACACCCGCGCACTACGCCGGGCCGTGTTCGGCGGCGACGACGCACTCGACGAAGCCGGCATCACAGCCACCCTGGCACTCAAAGACAGCGCGACCCTGCTACCGCGCCTGTTCCCCGACGACCAGCCCTGGCTCACCGCACCCACCCGCGCCGCCCACCAGACCGCCACCCTGCTCGGCGCCCCCACCACCCGCGAAGACCCCGACCTGACCGGACCCGACTTCGGCACCTGGACCGGCCTGCCCCTCGACCAGATCGACCCCGCCGGCCTCCAGCAGTTCCTCACCGACCCCACCGCCACACCCCACGGCGGCGAATCCCTGACCACCGCGACCAGCCGCCTCACCGGCTGGCTACACCGACACACCACCAGCAGACGTACGGCCATCGCCGACCCCCTGGTGATCCGCCTGATCCTCACCGCAGCCCTCGACCTGCCACCGGCCTACACCAACCTGGCAGTCGCCCCGCTCGCGGTCATCCGGCTCACCCACCACCACCGGTGGACCCTTCACCTCTGACGCAGCCGATCGAACGCCTTCGGCCCGCTCAACCCGGCCAGCCCCGCCACGATCTCCCGCGCACACTCCCCGGGACCCGCGGCGGTGGTGTCCACCACGATGTCCCGATCACCATGCCGATAGACCAGCGTCTGCGACACCGCCAACCCCACCGGCCGGTCACCGCGGGCAAGCTCGCGACGTGCCAACTCCGCCGGCGAACACCGCACCTCGACCAGAGTCACATCGACACCGGCCAACACGTCGAGCAGATCGGCCAGACGCCACGCCTCACTCAACGGATAATCCATGATCACGTCGTTGCCGGCCGACACCAGCCCCGCCACCGCCCGGTGATACCCCCGCCGCGTCCGCGACAGCATCGCCGCGATCTCACCCTCATCAAGCACCCGCGTATGCACCGTCGACCGCATCGCGCCCAGCTCATCAACCGGAAACAAGAACCACGGATCAGCCAGCAACGGCAACAACGCCCGCCCCACACTGCTCTTACCCGAACTCGACGCCCCATTGAGCACGATGACCCGACCCGACACACCACGACCGTACAATCCGGCCCCGTGACCTACCGCATCAGCATCGACGACCTCACCGGACCCGCCATCGCCGACCTCCTCCAACAACACGTCGACCAGATGCGCGCCATCACCCCACCGGACAGCAAACACGCCCTCGACCTCGACAGCCTCCGCGCCCCCGACATCACCCTCTGGACCGCCCACGACGGCGACCACCTCCTCGGCTGCGCCGCCCTCAAACACCTCGACCCCACCAGCGCCGAAATCAAATCCATGCGCACCGCCACCACCGCCCGCCGCCGCGGCGTAGCCGCCGCCCTACTCACCCACCTCATCACCGAAGCCCGCCACCGCCACTACCGACACCTCTACCTGGAAACCGGCGCCGGCGACTTCTTCCACCCCGCCCGCACCCTCTACCACCGCTTCGGCTTCCAGCCCTGCCCACCCTTCGCCGACTACAAAACCGACCCCAACAGCGTCCACCTCACCCTTACCCTCTGACGATGCTCGACGCCTACACCCACCTCTACGTCCACACCTTCACCCGCCCACCCTGGAACGAGACCTGGCACCCCCACGACGCCCGCCAACGCCTCCACGACATGCTCACCACCCCACGCGCCCACCACACCCACACCACCGGACCCGACGGCACCCTCACCGGCTTCGCCATCGGCCACCTCGAACGCCACGGCACCACCGACCACTTCCTGCTCCAGGAGATGTGCGTCCACCCCGACCACCAGCGCCAAGGCATCGGCACCCGCCTCCTCGACGACCTCGCCACCCGGATCCCCGACGTCACCCACTGGTACCTGCTGACCGGCCGCGACACCCCCGCCGCCGCCTTCTACCAGGCCAACGGCTTCCGCCCGGCCCACCGCAACACCATCTACGTCCGCCCCTGACCCCGACCCGGCGCCACTCGGGACCATCCGGGGACACCGGCCCCGCACCGACGTGCGAGTGGCGCCGCCTCCTACCGGGGCCGTCCTATGAACACTGATGAGACCGCAAGCCGGTCGGCCGAGCGCGTCGGGTTGAATATGGCTGTGACGGCTCATGATGTTGCTCGAAGCCTGCCGGACATCACGACTCTGCGGGAGCGCTGTCGCGCGTTGGCGGTGCTGGAGGCGATCCTGAGCCCGGCGGAGGAGTCTCGGTACTACTCGTTCACGTCGGCCTGGTCGGAGGACGAGGAGCTGGCGTCGATGGACAACGGTTCCGGTGACGCCTGGTCGATCGTATTCTCGCCCGCGGGCGCCTTTCTCCGGGGCTTCGATCATGAATCTTCGATGAACCCGGCCGTGAACGACGAGGAGTTGTGGCCAGGACTGGTCGACACGATCCCGGAGGCGTTCTCTGCCGCGGTGAACGAGCCGGCATTCGGCTACGAAGGCAAGCTGGAAGCAACGGTCTGTCTGTGGCGGCACACCGGCGACGACCGGTGGCACGCCGGCGACATCGATTTTCCCGACCGTCCCGACCCTGACGGTGCCGAACGGCTGTTCTCCGTGCTGCTCGATCCGACCGGCCTGGCCTACCACCGCTTCGCCGAGGACTACTACGGGAAGACCGTAGATCTTGACGCCGTCCGTGAGGTCTTCGCGCTGACCCCGTTGACCGCGAGCTTGGTGCGGCGCCTGAACCCTGACCGATCGACAGCCGCCCTCCTCGCCGACCTGTCCTACATCGGCTATCCCTCGCAGTCGGCCTAGCATTCCGCCTTCGCGCGAGCGACCACGTCTCGGTCGCCAGAGGCATGGGTGGACCAGGTGGCGCCGGCAGTCGGCGGACGGCGGACGGCGGACGAAGCTGCCAATGCGGTTCACCTGCTCGTCGCAGTAGGAGAAGACGGTGTGCAGCTCGCCGAGGGTGAAACGCGCGCTTCACGGCGTCCCTCAGTTCTCACCGTTGTTTCTGGTCTGAAACTACGGGCGCCCCTACCGGGTTTCGGCGGCGTGATCGTCGACCAGCGGCACGTCATACGACGCCCGCGCCCGACGGATCTGCCGCACCACCGCGTCGATCACCACCGCGTTGGCCAGCGCCCCCACCGACAGGCACGCCACGAACACCACGTCACTGTCGGCCCACGCCCCGGGCATCACCGCGAACAGCAGCCACGACACCGGACCGGTCAGCAGCATCGGCCAGATCACCTCGAGATCCGCATCCGGCTGACCCCACCGCGCCACCGACACGAACGCCCACACCGTGGCCGCCACCACCACGACCAGGTAGGCCCGCGAGAACCAGCCCCCGACCACCCAACGCACGAATGTCACGCCCGGCATCCTGAACGTTCCCGCAGGCCCACACAATGATCAACCGCACCTCAAGATCAACTCAGGGCTGCCTCCAACACCCGCTCCTCATGATCGAGATGCGCGACCAACTCACCCGTCAACACCTCCACCAGACCCGACAGCTCCTCCCGCGCAAGCCCCGGATCCGCTAACGCCGACCGCAACCGCCCCAACAACTCGGCCACCACACCGTGCTCGGCGCGCAATCGCTGCACCGCCGGCCCCGCCTCCGGATGCGCATACTCCAGCATCGGAAACAGCCCCTGATCCTCCTTCACATGATGACCGTGCAGATTCGCGCACAACGTCAAACAATTGACCCGCAACTGCGCACCCAACACCGCACCCGACCGCTGCACCTCGGCCCGGATCAACTCCAACTCCCGCCGAAACGCACCATGCACCAACCGCAGAACCTCCGCCGGCGACGACGGCGCACCACCCGCCGCACGCGGCGGCCCCGCAGCCGCGACCGCCGCCAACGCCACCACCGGCAATTCCCGCCCGGACTGCCGCTCATAATCGGCCCACCCGGCATCCTGCTCGACAGCCCGACCGAAAGCGTCGTCCCGCTCCCGCCCCGACAACACGCTCGCCGCCGCCTCGTACACGAACGGCCCGTCCTCGACCTGCACCAGCGGATTCGCCAGCACATTGTGAAACCACGCCGGATGCCGCCGCGCCCCACCATTCGACCCGATCACCAGAACCCGTTCCTGATCAGGCAGATAACCCAGCGGAACGGTATGCGGCCGCCCACTGCGCGCTCCGGTCGTGGTCAGCAGCAACAGCCGCCCACCCTCGAACATCCCACCGACCCGGCCCTGATTGGCTCGGAACTCGGCGATGACAGAAGAATTGAAATCGTTCGACATTCTCAGCTTTCGGTAGTCCACCCGGAAATCCCGCGAACCTGGCGCGGGCAGCAGAAATCCACCGTCGCGAAACCGACGGCATGCGGAGAAGAACGAACGATCAGGCGGCGATCGAGCGCGGGCGACGGGCGACCGTGGCGGCCGCCCGGCGATCACGCGTCAGCCGGGTGCCCCACTCGGTAATGGCCCAAGGCCGACCCGGCAGTCACGAACGACACCCTAACCCAATCCATGTCCGGTCGGCGAAGCCGTCCTTTGGGTCTTTTCAGGGTGCGGCTTGCCGCACAACCTCTAAACCATCCTAGGATGTACGTTCCAGCAGAGTCCCGTCCGTTCGACGCGACGCAGACCCGGGGACCCGACCGAGCGGCACCGCCGGGCTGAAGCCGTCGGTCGATATTCAGTCGCGCACCCGACCACACGTCCGGATACTGCCCCGGTGACCGTTTCCCCGACGACCCCACACCTACTGCGACCCCACGCGCTGAAACCAGGCGACCTCGTGGCCCTCGCAGCCCTGTCCGGTCCCCTGCCCGAGCAGTACGCACCCAACGTCGACACCACACACACCGTGCTCGAACGCATGGGCTTCCGCGTCCACCGATCCCCCCTCGTCCAGGTCGACCGCAACCGCTGGTGGAGCGCCGCCGCCCCCACCGAGATCGCCGACCAGCTCAACACCCTGCTCCGCGACCCCGACGTACGCGCCATCATCGCCGTCGACGGCGGCCAGACCGTCTTCGGCTACCTCGACCTGATCGACCTAGACGCCGTCCGAGCCGACCCCAAACCCATCCTCGGCTACAGCGACCTCTCCCTACTGCACCTGGCCCTACACGCCCGCACCGGACTGGTCGGCTTCCACGCCGACATGGCCGTCCCCGGCTTCGGCCACCACTGGCAGAACGCCCCCGCCGCCGACCAGGCCCGCCTCGAAACCCTCTACCGGCACCTGCTGACCTCGACCGAACCCTTCGGCCCGCTACCGGCGTTCTCGACCTGGGAATGCTGGCGCCCGGGAACCGCCGAAGGCCCCCTCATCGGCGCCGTCGTCAACCGGATCGCCCTCGTCCAGGCGACGAGCTTCGCCCTGCCCCTGGACCGCTTCAACGACGCCATCCTGTTCTGGGAGGAGATCGGCGGCCACACCTCCCACGTGTGGAGCTACCTGCAGGTACTACGCCACGCCGGCATCCTCGACCGGATCTCCGGCATGATCATCGGCGTCCCCCGAGACATCGCCGGCCTCGAACCCGGCACCTCACCCACCCTGCCCGAACTCGTCTTCGACGTCCTCGGCGACCGCGACATCCCGGTCCTCGCCAACGTCGACATCGGCCACGCCGGCCCCAACCTCCCCATGCCCCTCGGCATCCGAGCCGCCCTCGACGCCACCAGCAGAACGCTGACCCTGCTGGAACCCGCGGTCCAAACCGTTCCGTAGGGTGCCGCCCATGGCCATCCCGGAATACGTCGTCGCCCTCCGCGCCAAGATCGGACACGACCCGCTGCCCCTGCCCGGTGTCATCGCCGTCGTCCTCGACGACCACGACCGGGTCCTGCTGGTACGCCGCTCCGACACCGACGACTGGGCCCTGACCACCGGCTGCCTCGAACCGGGCGAGCAGCCGGCCGCCGGCGCGATCCGCGAGGTCCAGGAGGAGACCGGCGTCGACGTCACCGTCGAACGGCTGCTCTCCGCCGAAGCCCTGGACCTGTCCGTCGCCCCCAACGGCGACCAGATCTACTGGCTCGCGATCGGCCTGCTCTGCCGGGCCACCGGCGGCACCGCACACGTCAACGACGACGAGTCGACCGACGTGGCCTGGTTCACGGCCGACGCCGTACCCCCGCTCCCGCCCCACCAGCAACGCTGCCTGACCCTCGCACTGACCTGACCAGGAGCCCGGCCGCACCCGAGAGGGCTGGCCGGGCACTCCCCGTCCCGATCAAGATCAGCTGTCGAAGTACAGCGTGGCGCCCGCACACCCCCACGGACAGTGCAGCTCGGCCCGATAGTTGCCGGACTGCGAGATGATCATCCAGATGTTGTGCTCCGCGCTGCGGAACTGGTTGTCGCGGAGAACCTCAGCACCGGTACCGACATTGCGGATGACGATGAACGAACTCGGGGGATCCGCCTCCTCCCCCGGCGGGTTCGGAGTCGCCGGCGAATAGATGTTCAACGTGGCCGCATGCGGATTGGCCCCCGCGGCCAGCCACATCGGCGCCGTGTTACACCCCCACTTGTTGCTCGCCGACACCGTGCACGACCGCTGAGCCGCGGCACTGGCCGGCTGCCCCACCATCATGACGCCGGCCAGCGCGGCCACCGCGACCATCCCCCGCAAGATCCTGCTCACCGAATTCCCCCTCCTCGAAGCCCAACGGCGATCTGACCGCTCCATCCTCTGGCCACGAGGGCATACCGAAACAGGCCGCCGACCGGCAGTTCACCGGCAGTTGTCGACGTGAAACGGATCGACCGCCCGCATCACCGCGAACAGCTTCCCGGCGGCATCCCCATGCCGAGCCGCCCGCACCGGATCACCACCGACGAGCGCGGCGGCCAAACCGGCGTGCGCGACCGCCTCCTCATACCGCGCATCGATACGCTGAGCCAGCTCCAAAGCCTGCCGATGCAACCCCACCGCGGCCTCCACATCCCCGGCCCGCAGCGCCGTACCGCCGAGCCGGTTGAGAGCCAGACACCGCCCCTGCGGACTACCCGACCGCTCCGTACGCCGCACCGCGGCCTCATGCAGACGCCGAGCCTCACCCACATCACCGACATGCAGATGAACGATGCCGATCTCCGCCAACACCTCCGCCGCACCGGTCTCATTACCGGCCGCCTCGAAATGGGCGAGCGCCCGCCGCAACAGCAACGGCGCCACCACCCAGTGACCCAACCGCGAATGCGCCCGACCCAGCTCGAACAGGATGAAAGCCCACCGATAGCCCTCACCACCCAGATCCGCCCGATGACACGCCGCCCGCCGCAGATGATCCAGCGCGGCACCGTACCGACCGAGCGCCGTATGGCACTCACCGAGCAGCCGCAGAGCATTGGCCCGATTGATCGCCAGACGCCGCCGCACCGCCTCGCCCTCCCCCGGGTCAGCGGGCTGCGCCAGCACCCAGTCCCCGTGCGCGACCACCTCGTCGAACCGGCCACTCTGCATGTCCAGCGTCATCAGATTCACCCGGGTGAGCAACTCCGCCGTCGTAGCACCGGTCGCCCGCCACAACTCCAGAGCATGACCGACATGCTCTCGGGTCTGCGCCATCCGACCTGACCGGGCATAGGCACCGGCCAGATAGTTGTGCGCCATCGCGGTCAGGTCCGCGTCACCCAGACGCCGCGCCGCGGCCAACGCCGCCTGCTGCACGGTGATCAGAATCCCGGCGTTACCGCGCCGCCAGTGGAACCCCCAGACCGCACGAGCCAGCAGACACACCAACCGATCCATCCCGAACCGCTCCGCCGACCCGATCGCCGCCAGCACATTGCGCCACTCCGCCTCCTCCCACCGGGTCCGCTCCACCTCGGAGACGAAGACACGACGATGGAAAGACACCGGCCCCCACCCCGGCGTGTGCAACCCGTCGATCACCGTGCCGTCCGGCAGATCGGTGACCATCGAATGCAGGTAGTACTCCAGCAGACGCCGCGCGGCCGCCCGCCGCACCGGCTCCTCATCCACCTCGGCCGCCAACCGACCGGCGTAGTCACGCACCAGATCGTGCAGCCGATACCGCCGCTCACCCCGTTCGTGCAGCAGATGCGCGTCGAGCAGTTCCTCCACCGCTGGGCCGACGGAGGCGGAGGTGCCACCGGTCAGCGCCGCCGCCGCGTACTCGTCGAAGTCCTCACCGCTGAGCAGCCCCAACCGCCGCAGCAGCTCCGCAGCCGGCCCGGTGAGCTGCCGGTACGACAACGTCAACGCGGCCGCCACGGTCATCCCCTCGGCGGCCAACTCGACCACCGGCGGCTGCGCGTTACGCAGCCGCTCGGCCAGGTCGGCCACCGTCCACGCCGGCCGGTACCGCAGCCGGGCCGCGGTCAGACTCAGCGCCAGCGGCAGATTCCCGCACAGCCCGGCGACCTCGTGGGCGTAACGGTGCTGCCCCACCATCCGCTTGGCACCGATCACCCCGGCGAGCAGCGACACCGCCTCGGACTCATCGAGCGGATCGAGGGTGACATGCTCATCGGCGTCCAGCCCCACCAGACGACGCCGACTGGTCACCAGCACGAGCGCCGATGACAGCCCCGGCAGCAGCGGCCGCACCTGCGCGCTGCCCGCGACGTTGTCCAGCACGACCACGATCCGCGCGCCGGCCAGCTCGGTACGCCACCGGGCGACCCGACCGTCCACGTCGTCGGGCAACTCGCCGGCCGGCACACCGAGCTGCCCGAGCAGCAGCCCCAGCGCCACCGACGTCTCGACGGGTGCCTGCGTGCTGTGCCCGTGCAGGTCCACGAACAGCTGCGCACCCGGGTAGCGGTCCGCGACCTGGTGGGCCACCTCCAGAACCAGCGCGGTCTTGCCCACCCCGGCCATCCCGTCGACGGCGACGACCAGCGGCCGATCGCGCCGACGGCGGTCGACGGTGGACAGCAGCCGCGCCAGCTCCCCGGACCGCCCGCGGAAATGCGGGGCCGGCCGGGGCAGGCAGTGCACCGCCGGGCGCTCAGCGGGCGGGAAACCGGCCCGCACGAAGCTGTCCCGCTGCGTGCCCTCCAACCCGAAGGCATCCGCGAGCAACCGCGCCGACGCCGGCCGGGGCACCTGGACCCGTCCGGCCTCGAGTTCACGGATCGTACGCACGCTGATCCCGGCGCGTCCGGCCAGCTCCTCCTGTGTGAGCCCCAGCCGCCGCCGGTGATCCACTACGAGTAGTCCGAACATGGGCCCCCCAAGCCGTCCGGCTATGGCTAACCAGTCTCCCAAGCATCGGCAAATGTCACTTTAATGTCGGCGAAGCCGTCCTCAGGGGGTTCAGGTGCGGCTTGCCGCACTGCCTCTAGGGCATCCTAGGAAACTAGTCGAATCGCCTCGGCCCGCGCCCCGCGGGCAAGCCGTCCTCCAGAGGCCGACAATGGGCGGATTTTCGTGGCGCGGGTCGGCCCGGTGGAGTTGGTTGGAGATTCACCGGCTCCGACCCCTACAGACTCCAGTACCGCTACCCGGACAGCGTCCAGATCGGCCGACGACCACGGCCTCGCACCCAGGACCCGCAGCCGCGCGGACTGCTCGACGAGCGCCTGTGGATCGTGTTCCGCCTGTCCGGTGACCACGACCTGGCGGCGGCCACGCGCGGTCTGCGGGGGCTCTCAGCCGGGCGCGTTCCAGACCAGGGGCGCTCGATGGGTCCAGGCGTCGCCCTCGATCGTCTGGACGAGGAACCGGGCGAGGTCGGCGCGGTTGATCCGTGCGCCGGGCACTTCGGTGCCGGCTAAGGCGGCCCGCACGGGGCCACCGGCGGGTTCGTCGGTCAGGGCCACGGCGCGGGCCAGGGTCCAGTCGATGCCGGACGAGGCGCGGACGACCTGGTCGACGCCGGTGTGGTCGGCGAAGCCTGCCTTGATGTTCGACAGCTTGATGAACGCTTTGACCAGCGGGTTGAGCCGGCCCCAGTCGTCGCCCGCGCCCTGCGTGGATGTCAGCACGATGCGGCGGATGCCCTGCTCGCCCATGACGGTGAGCGTGTGGCGGGCGGCGACGGTCATGAACATCGGTGGGCTGACCGGCTTGGCCCACGGGTTGTCGGAGGCGCGGGCGTTGGACAGCACGCTGATCACCGCCTCGGTGCCTTCGGCGGCCCGGCGGATGTCGTCGATGTTCGCCGGGGTGCCCGGGATCAGCTCGACGCCGGCCGGTGCCTGCACCTTGTCGGGGTTGCGGACGAGAGCGCGGACGCGGTGGCCGCGCTGAGCCGCGTACGCCAGCGCGTGAGCGCCGGTGCGGCCGCTGCCGCCGAGTACCAGGAGGTCGGTCATGGTGATCAAATGCCTTTCGCGGAGACCGGAGCATCGCCGAGGCGGGTGCGCGGGCGGCCGGCGTCCCAGACCTTGCGCAGCAGCTCAAGGAGGCTGTCGCTGTCCTGGGCGCCGGGCACGACGTAGCGACCGTCGACGACGATGAACGGCGCACCGGTCGCCCCCAGGCGCCGGGCGCGGGCCGCGTCGTCGCGAACCTGCCTTCGGTAGCGGTGGTCGGTGAGGGCCTGGCGGGTCTGCTCGCGGTCCAGGCCGAGTCCGTCGGCGAGCCCCAGCAGGTCGTCCAGGGAGAAGACCGGCTCGGCCCGGCCGAAGTAGATGGTGAAGATCGCGTCCCAGGCCTCGCGGTTCCTACCCTGGGCACTGGCGTGGGCGAGGAACTCGTGCGCCAGATCGGTGTTGCCGACCCTGTTGTCCAGCACCCGGTACGGCGTCAGCCCTTCACTCTCGGCGATTCTCTCGATCCGCCGGGTCGCGGTCTCGGCCTGGCCGCCTCCCACGCCGTGCCGGCGGAGCAGGGCCTCGCGGACGGAGAGGGTCTCTCCCTCGGGAAAGCTGCTGCTGAGCGGGAACGAGTGGTGGACCAGGTCGACCTCATCGGCGTGCTCGAACCGCTCGATGGCCCTAGCCGTCCGGTGGTTCCCCAGGCCGCACCAGGGGCAGGTCACCTCGGACCAAATATCCACCTTCATCACATACCTCCATTTCTTACAACTTGTGTGTAGCGCAACGGTAGGCCAGCATGGAGGGCGATACAAAAGGCACATTCGTGTGCGTGCCGGAGAGGAATGTGCGTGATGGAGACGGTCGACGGAGCAGAGGCGCCGGCAGCGGCGGCGATCGGGCCGTGCGCGGCCATCCCCGCCGAGCACATGGACTTCATCCGCCAGACCCTCGACCGCGTCGGCGACAAGTGGAGCCTGCTGATCATCGCGGTCCTGGAGTCCGGACCGCTGCGCTACACCGACCTGCAGCGGCAGGTCCCCGGCATCTCCCAGCGCATGCTCAGCCTCACGCTTCGCCAGCTCGGGCAGGACGGGCTGATCACCCGCACCGCCTATGCGGAGGTCCCGCCGCGCGTCGAGTACACCCTCGCCCCGCTGGGCCGCGGCCTGCACGAGATCGTCACCTCGCTCATCGGCTGGGCCGCCGACCACCACGACGAGATCCGCGCCAACCGCGAGCGCGCCGCGACGACAGGTTCCTGACCGTCCCCGAACAGCCGCGGCCGACCGGGGCGTCCGCGCTGCGGCGAGGGGCCGGTGGGCGGCCACGTCACACCGTTCAGCCCTGACGAACTGTACCGACCAGTCGGTACAGTTCGGGGATGCTCCTGTCACCGACCGACGCCCCACCACGGCGCCGCTGGGCCGCCCTCGCCGTCCTGGCCGCCGCGGTGCTGCTGCTCGCCATCGACAACACCGTGCTGGCCCTGGCCGTACCCGCGCTCACCGCCGACCTGTCCCCCACCGCCGAGCAGGTCCTCTGGATCGGTGACATCTACTCGCTGGCCCTGGCCGGGCTGCTGGTGCTGATGGGCAACCTGGCCGACCGGTTCGGCCGCAAGCGGATCCTGCTGCTCGGCGCGACCGCGTTCGGGGTGGTGTCGCTGCTGGCCGCGTTCGCCGGGAGCCCGGAGCAGCTGATCGCGGCCCGGCTGGCGCTCGGCGTGGCGGGGGCCACCCTGATGCCGTCGACGCTGTCGCTGATCCGCAACCTGTTCCCCGACGACACCGAGCGGGCCCGGGCCATCGCCATCTGGTCGACCGCCTTCGGCGCCGGCTCCGCGATCGGCCCGCTGACCGGTGGTTTCCTGCTGGAGCATTTCTGGTGGGGCTCGGTCTTCCTGATCAACGTGCCGGTGATGATCCTGGTCCTGGTCTCCGGATGGTTGCTGCTGCCGGAATCCCGCGACCCCGAGCCGGGCCGCTTCGACGTGCTCTCGGCGGCCCTGTCGATGGCCGCGATCGTCCCGCTGGTCTTCGCGATCAAACACGTCGCCGGCCACGGCCTCGACCCGGTCACCATCGGATGCGTGCTGGCCGGCACGATCGCCGGAATGCTGTTCGTGCGCCGGCAACGGCGGCTCGACCAGCCGATGCTCGACGTGGAACTGTTCCGCAGCCCGGCGTTCTCCGGCGCGGTCGCCGCCAACGTGATCGCCATCTTCGCACTGACCGGACTGCTGTTCTTCTTCTCCCAGTACCTTCAACTCGCCCGCGGCCACAGCCCCCTGGAGGCGGGCCTGGCCGAGCTCCCGGCGACGCTCGCCTCGATCGCCGTCGTCGCGCTGATCGGCGTCGCGGTGACCCGACTGGGCCGCGGCCGGGCCATCGCCGTGGGTCTCGCGGCGGCCGCCGCCGGCCTCGCACTGGTCGCGGCGGCCGCGCATGGCCCGTACCTCTGGTTGGGTCTCGCTCTGATCCCCATCGGTCTGGGCATCGGCCTGGCGATGACGCTGACCGGCGACGCCATCGTCTCCGCGGCGCCGCCGCGCAAGGCCGGCTCGGTGTCGGCGATCACCGAGGCCGCCAACGAGCTCGGCGTCGTCCTCGGCATCGCGGTCCTCGGGTCGCTGGTGTCGTTCGTCTACCGCGACGCCGTGACCATCCCTTCCGGCCTGTCGGCCGAGGACACCGCGGCGGTACGGGACTCGCTCGGCCCGGCACTGCGGGTGCTGGGCCCACAGTCGCCCGCCGCCGACGCCGCCCGCGACGCGTTCATCGCCGGCATGCAGGTCACGTCCCTGGTCGCGGCCGCGCTGACGTTCGCCGCCGCACTGGTGGCGTGGCGACTGATCCCGTCGCCGCGCACACCCCGGGCGTAGGTAGGTTGTCGGACGTGGGACGCACAGCGGGCCGGTCACCGGAGGAGACGAGGCGGGCGCTGCTGGCGGCCGCCGCCGAGGCGATCCGGGTGCGCGGCATCCACGCCTCACTGGACGAGATCGCCCGCTTCGCCGGAGTCTCCAAAGGCGGGCTGATCTACCACTTCGCCAGCAAGGACGACCTGATCATGGCCCTGGTCCACGCGGAGCTGGCCGCGTTCCAGGCCGCCGTCGACGCCGAGTCGGATCCGGCCGACACCGCACCCGGCCGTCTGACCCGCGCCTACATCCGCGCCGTGCTCGCGCCGGGCACCGACGACGAGGCCCGCGAGTCGCTGGCCCTGA of the Actinoplanes sichuanensis genome contains:
- a CDS encoding histidine phosphatase family protein gives rise to the protein MNGLRLIAAGHTRALRRAVFGGDDALDEAGITATLALKDSATLLPRLFPDDQPWLTAPTRAAHQTATLLGAPTTREDPDLTGPDFGTWTGLPLDQIDPAGLQQFLTDPTATPHGGESLTTATSRLTGWLHRHTTSRRTAIADPLVIRLILTAALDLPPAYTNLAVAPLAVIRLTHHHRWTLHL
- a CDS encoding chloramphenicol phosphotransferase CPT family protein; the protein is MSGRVIVLNGASSSGKSSVGRALLPLLADPWFLFPVDELGAMRSTVHTRVLDEGEIAAMLSRTRRGYHRAVAGLVSAGNDVIMDYPLSEAWRLADLLDVLAGVDVTLVEVRCSPAELARRELARGDRPVGLAVSQTLVYRHGDRDIVVDTTAAGPGECAREIVAGLAGLSGPKAFDRLRQR
- a CDS encoding GNAT family N-acetyltransferase gives rise to the protein MTYRISIDDLTGPAIADLLQQHVDQMRAITPPDSKHALDLDSLRAPDITLWTAHDGDHLLGCAALKHLDPTSAEIKSMRTATTARRRGVAAALLTHLITEARHRHYRHLYLETGAGDFFHPARTLYHRFGFQPCPPFADYKTDPNSVHLTLTL
- a CDS encoding GNAT family N-acetyltransferase, whose amino-acid sequence is MLDAYTHLYVHTFTRPPWNETWHPHDARQRLHDMLTTPRAHHTHTTGPDGTLTGFAIGHLERHGTTDHFLLQEMCVHPDHQRQGIGTRLLDDLATRIPDVTHWYLLTGRDTPAAAFYQANGFRPAHRNTIYVRP
- a CDS encoding SCO4225 family membrane protein, which encodes MTFVRWVVGGWFSRAYLVVVVAATVWAFVSVARWGQPDADLEVIWPMLLTGPVSWLLFAVMPGAWADSDVVFVACLSVGALANAVVIDAVVRQIRRARASYDVPLVDDHAAETR
- a CDS encoding nitroreductase/quinone reductase family protein, with protein sequence MDYRKLRMSNDFNSSVIAEFRANQGRVGGMFEGGRLLLLTTTGARSGRPHTVPLGYLPDQERVLVIGSNGGARRHPAWFHNVLANPLVQVEDGPFVYEAAASVLSGRERDDAFGRAVEQDAGWADYERQSGRELPVVALAAVAAAGPPRAAGGAPSSPAEVLRLVHGAFRRELELIRAEVQRSGAVLGAQLRVNCLTLCANLHGHHVKEDQGLFPMLEYAHPEAGPAVQRLRAEHGVVAELLGRLRSALADPGLAREELSGLVEVLTGELVAHLDHEERVLEAALS
- a CDS encoding S66 peptidase family protein, whose product is MTVSPTTPHLLRPHALKPGDLVALAALSGPLPEQYAPNVDTTHTVLERMGFRVHRSPLVQVDRNRWWSAAAPTEIADQLNTLLRDPDVRAIIAVDGGQTVFGYLDLIDLDAVRADPKPILGYSDLSLLHLALHARTGLVGFHADMAVPGFGHHWQNAPAADQARLETLYRHLLTSTEPFGPLPAFSTWECWRPGTAEGPLIGAVVNRIALVQATSFALPLDRFNDAILFWEEIGGHTSHVWSYLQVLRHAGILDRISGMIIGVPRDIAGLEPGTSPTLPELVFDVLGDRDIPVLANVDIGHAGPNLPMPLGIRAALDATSRTLTLLEPAVQTVP
- a CDS encoding NUDIX hydrolase, which encodes MAIPEYVVALRAKIGHDPLPLPGVIAVVLDDHDRVLLVRRSDTDDWALTTGCLEPGEQPAAGAIREVQEETGVDVTVERLLSAEALDLSVAPNGDQIYWLAIGLLCRATGGTAHVNDDESTDVAWFTADAVPPLPPHQQRCLTLALT